Within the Nitrosococcus wardiae genome, the region TCTTAGAAAGATCCTAACTTGCCGTTTGCGCTAAGCGAGCATAAGCAAATAATTATTTTGAAATTAAAAAGTTATATTCAAACGTCCACTCCCTCTTTATCACCTTATCCGTAGAATTACGGATAGTCGCTGCTAGGGTTTGCCCTTATAAAATAGCTGCGAAATAGGTCAATAATGAGAGAGAGTAGCAGCGATGGTGAACGAAAAATTTCCCTCTTCCCAATCGGCAAATCCCCCGGTCACTTTGGTCGATCATGAAGAGATCGAAAATAGCGCCGATCCCACCTTAGAGGCTGGTTTTACTCTAGAGAACCTTTATATGCGAGATGCCGGCAAAGCCCCCCTGCTAAGCGCCGAAGAAGAAAAACATTATGCGCGATTGGCCCAAAGGGGAGACCGCAAGGCCCGTGACCGCATGATTGAAAGCAACTTGCGCATGGTTGTAAAAATGGCCACCCGTCATGTTAGCCGGGGCCTGCCTTTGATGGATTTGATTGAAGAAGGCAATCTTGGGCTAATTCACGCCGTGGAAAAATTTGATCCCGAGCTTGGCTTTCGGTTTTCCACCTATGCCAGTTGGTGGATAGAACAGGCCATAGAACGGGCCTTGATGAATCAAGTACGAACCGTTCGAATTCCCGTTCATGTTTTAAAAACCATCCGCCGCTATCAACGGGAAGCAAAACGG harbors:
- a CDS encoding sigma-70 family RNA polymerase sigma factor, whose protein sequence is MVNEKFPSSQSANPPVTLVDHEEIENSADPTLEAGFTLENLYMRDAGKAPLLSAEEEKHYARLAQRGDRKARDRMIESNLRMVVKMATRHVSRGLPLMDLIEEGNLGLIHAVEKFDPELGFRFSTYASWWIEQAIERALMNQVRTVRIPVHVLKTIRRYQREAKRLGQTHNTEPRLEEIAKTLNEPLEKIQRYLSFQIPETSLNDPLSENNEDCLADLLPDERNNPAILWEIFDKKATINHQLSQLTERQQEVLKRRYGLDGYEAKTLEEVGQSIGITRERVRQIQQTAIKRLRAMIENETSKEDNCTVAM